In Pseudomonas fakonensis, one DNA window encodes the following:
- the rbsK gene encoding ribokinase, with product MDAKVVVVGSLNMDLVARAQRLPRGGETLAGDSFFTVPGGKGANQAVAVARLGASVAMVGNVGDDAYGQQLRQALEVEGVDCQGVGECPGVSSGVALIVVDAASENAIVIIPGGNGLLTPESVQRFDALLQGSEVIICQLEVPIETVAWTLARGHALGKTVILNPAPATGPLPAEWYPHIDYLIPNESEAEALTGLPVTDQASAQAAAERLRALGAGKVIVTLGPQGALYVDGQGARHFPATPVQSLDTTAAGDTFVGGFAAHLANGFPINDAIVFGQRAAAISVTRAGAQPSIPYLAELAP from the coding sequence ATGGATGCCAAGGTGGTCGTGGTCGGCAGCCTCAATATGGACCTGGTGGCCCGCGCCCAGCGCTTGCCCCGTGGCGGCGAAACCCTCGCTGGCGACAGCTTTTTCACCGTGCCCGGCGGCAAGGGTGCCAACCAGGCCGTGGCCGTGGCCCGCCTGGGTGCCAGTGTGGCGATGGTCGGCAATGTCGGTGACGACGCCTACGGCCAGCAATTGCGCCAGGCGCTGGAAGTGGAGGGCGTCGACTGCCAGGGGGTGGGCGAGTGCCCGGGCGTTTCCAGTGGCGTGGCGCTGATCGTGGTGGACGCCGCCAGCGAGAACGCCATCGTCATCATCCCCGGCGGCAACGGCCTGCTTACCCCCGAGTCGGTGCAGCGCTTCGACGCGTTGCTGCAGGGCAGCGAGGTGATCATCTGCCAGCTCGAAGTGCCCATCGAGACCGTGGCCTGGACCTTGGCTCGGGGCCATGCCTTGGGCAAGACGGTGATCCTCAACCCGGCCCCGGCTACCGGCCCGCTGCCGGCCGAGTGGTACCCCCACATCGACTACCTGATCCCCAATGAAAGCGAGGCCGAAGCCCTGACCGGCCTACCGGTGACTGACCAGGCCAGCGCCCAGGCCGCTGCCGAGCGCCTGCGCGCGCTGGGGGCGGGCAAGGTGATCGTCACCCTCGGCCCCCAAGGCGCGTTGTACGTAGACGGGCAGGGCGCCCGGCACTTTCCGGCAACGCCGGTGCAGTCGCTGGACACTACCGCAGCCGGTGACACCTTTGTCGGCGGTTTTGCCGCGCACCTGGCCAATGGCTTTCCGATCAACGACGCAATCGTTTTCGGGCAGCGTGCGGCGGCGATTTCCGTCACTCGCGCCGGCGCCCAGCCGTCGATCCCTTACCTGGCGGAGCTGGCCCCATGA
- the pheS gene encoding phenylalanine--tRNA ligase subunit alpha, which produces MENLDALVAQALEAVERAEDITTLEQIRVQFLGKKGELTQVMKTLGNLPADERPKVGALINDAKERVTDVLNARKAAFEEAELNARLAAECIDVTLPGRGQTTGGLHPITRTLERIEQFFTHIGYGIAEGPEVEDDYHNFEALNIPGHHPARAMHDTFYFNANMLLRTHTSPVQVRTMESTQPPIRIVCPGRVYRCDSDITHSPMFHQVEGLLIDRGINFADLKGTIEEFLRVFFEKELAVRFRPSFFPFTEPSAEVDIQCVMCSGKGCRVCKQTGWLEVMGCGMVHPNVLRMSGIDPEEYQGFAFGMGAERLAMLRYGVNDLRLFFDNDLRFLAQFR; this is translated from the coding sequence ATGGAAAACCTGGACGCGCTGGTTGCCCAAGCCCTCGAGGCCGTGGAACGCGCTGAAGACATCACTACCCTGGAACAGATCCGGGTCCAATTTCTCGGCAAGAAAGGCGAGCTGACCCAGGTGATGAAGACCCTGGGCAACCTGCCAGCCGACGAGCGCCCCAAGGTCGGTGCGCTGATCAACGACGCTAAAGAGCGCGTCACCGACGTGCTCAACGCACGCAAGGCTGCCTTCGAAGAGGCCGAACTCAACGCTCGCCTGGCCGCCGAATGCATCGATGTGACCCTGCCAGGCCGTGGCCAGACCACCGGCGGGCTGCACCCGATCACCCGTACCCTCGAGCGCATCGAGCAGTTCTTCACCCACATCGGCTACGGCATCGCCGAAGGCCCTGAGGTCGAAGACGACTACCACAACTTCGAAGCGCTCAACATCCCCGGCCACCACCCGGCCCGGGCGATGCACGACACCTTCTACTTCAATGCCAACATGCTGCTGCGCACCCATACCTCGCCGGTACAGGTACGCACCATGGAATCGACCCAGCCGCCGATTCGCATTGTCTGCCCAGGCCGCGTGTACCGCTGCGACTCGGATATCACCCACTCGCCGATGTTCCACCAGGTCGAAGGCCTGCTGATCGACCGCGGCATCAACTTCGCCGACCTCAAGGGCACCATCGAAGAGTTCCTGCGGGTGTTCTTCGAGAAAGAACTGGCTGTGCGCTTCCGCCCGTCGTTCTTCCCCTTCACCGAGCCAAGCGCCGAAGTCGATATCCAGTGCGTGATGTGTTCCGGCAAGGGCTGCCGCGTGTGCAAGCAAACCGGCTGGCTGGAAGTGATGGGCTGCGGCATGGTCCACCCGAACGTGCTGCGCATGTCCGGCATCGACCCCGAAGAGTACCAGGGCTTCGCCTTCGGCATGGGCGCCGAGCGCCTGGCCATGCTGCGCTATGGCGTCAACGATTTGCGTCTGTTCTTCGATAACGACCTGCGGTTCCTGGCGCAATTCCGCTAG
- a CDS encoding nucleoside hydrolase — protein sequence MFKHLLQGAVLMSALAATTLMAAPRDLIIDTDPGADDVVALLLAMASPEELKIRAITTVAGNVRLDKTSRNARLAREWGHREDIPVYAGAGRPLVRTPIYAADVHGEEGLTGVPVHEPKAPLAKGNAVQYLVDTLGAAEPHSITIAMLGPQTNLALALAQQPDIVKGIKEVVVMGGAHFNGGNITPAAEFNLYADPHAAEVVLASGVKLTYLPLDVTHKLLTSDARLKQLAAVNNHASQLVVDILKAYIQYDMKLYGTPGGPVHDASVIAYLLKPEMFSGRDIHLAVDSREGPTFGQTIADWYGVLKQPANVHWVEEGDAQGLFDLLSARLARLP from the coding sequence ATGTTCAAACACCTGCTACAAGGAGCCGTACTCATGTCCGCACTGGCCGCCACCACCCTCATGGCCGCCCCGCGCGACCTGATCATCGACACCGACCCCGGCGCCGACGACGTGGTCGCGCTGCTGCTGGCCATGGCCTCCCCAGAAGAACTCAAGATCCGCGCCATCACCACCGTCGCCGGCAACGTGCGCCTGGACAAGACCTCGCGCAACGCCCGCCTGGCCCGCGAGTGGGGCCACCGCGAAGACATCCCCGTCTACGCCGGGGCCGGCCGCCCACTGGTGCGCACCCCCATCTACGCCGCCGACGTCCACGGCGAAGAAGGCCTCACCGGCGTACCCGTGCACGAACCCAAGGCGCCATTGGCCAAGGGTAATGCCGTGCAATACCTGGTCGACACCCTGGGCGCAGCCGAACCCCACAGCATCACCATCGCCATGCTCGGCCCGCAGACCAACCTGGCCCTGGCGCTGGCCCAGCAGCCGGACATCGTCAAGGGCATCAAGGAAGTGGTGGTAATGGGCGGCGCCCACTTCAACGGCGGTAATATCACCCCGGCTGCCGAGTTCAACCTGTACGCCGACCCCCACGCCGCCGAAGTGGTGCTGGCCAGCGGCGTCAAGCTCACCTACCTGCCGCTGGACGTCACCCACAAGCTGCTCACCAGTGACGCGCGCCTCAAGCAACTGGCCGCGGTCAACAACCACGCCAGCCAACTGGTGGTGGACATTCTCAAGGCCTACATCCAGTACGACATGAAGCTGTACGGCACGCCCGGTGGCCCGGTGCATGACGCCAGCGTGATCGCCTACCTGCTCAAGCCCGAGATGTTCAGCGGCCGTGACATCCACCTGGCCGTCGACAGCCGCGAAGGCCCGACCTTCGGCCAGACCATCGCCGACTGGTACGGCGTGCTCAAGCAGCCGGCCAACGTGCACTGGGTGGAGGAGGGAGACGCCCAGGGCCTGTTCGACCTGCTTAGCGCCCGCCTGGCTCGATTGCCATAG
- the rplT gene encoding 50S ribosomal protein L20: MARVKRGVIARKRHKKILKLAKGYYGARSRVFRVAKQAVIKAGQYAYRDRRQKKRQFRALWIARINAGARTNGLSYSRLIAGLKKASIEIDRKVLADLAVNEKAAFAAIVEKAKAVLA; encoded by the coding sequence ATGGCTCGTGTTAAGCGTGGCGTCATCGCTCGTAAGCGTCACAAGAAAATTCTGAAACTGGCTAAAGGCTACTACGGTGCACGCTCGCGCGTATTCCGCGTTGCCAAGCAGGCTGTCATCAAGGCTGGTCAATATGCCTACCGTGACCGTCGTCAGAAGAAGCGTCAGTTCCGCGCACTGTGGATCGCTCGTATCAACGCCGGTGCCCGCACCAACGGCCTGTCCTACAGCCGTCTGATTGCTGGCCTGAAAAAAGCGTCGATCGAAATCGACCGCAAGGTTCTGGCTGACCTGGCAGTGAACGAAAAAGCGGCGTTTGCTGCGATTGTCGAGAAAGCTAAAGCCGTTCTGGCTTAA
- the rpmI gene encoding 50S ribosomal protein L35 — translation MPKMKTKSGAAKRFLKTASGFKHKHAFKSHILTKMSTKRKRQLRGASLLHPSDVAKVERMLRVR, via the coding sequence ATGCCAAAAATGAAAACCAAGAGCGGTGCTGCGAAGCGCTTCCTGAAGACCGCTTCCGGCTTCAAGCACAAGCACGCTTTCAAGAGCCACATCCTGACCAAAATGTCGACCAAGCGTAAGCGTCAACTGCGCGGTGCCAGCCTGCTGCACCCGTCTGACGTGGCAAAAGTCGAGCGCATGCTGCGCGTACGTTAA
- a CDS encoding cold-shock protein, translated as MSNRQNGTVKWFNDEKGYGFITPAGGGDDLFVHFKAIESDGFKSLKEGQAVTFVAERGQKGMQAAQVRPE; from the coding sequence ATGTCCAATCGCCAAAACGGCACCGTCAAATGGTTCAATGATGAAAAAGGCTACGGCTTCATCACCCCAGCAGGCGGCGGCGACGACCTGTTCGTACACTTCAAGGCCATCGAATCCGACGGCTTCAAGAGCCTGAAAGAAGGCCAAGCTGTTACCTTCGTTGCCGAGCGCGGCCAGAAGGGCATGCAGGCTGCACAGGTTCGTCCGGAGTAA
- the rbsD gene encoding D-ribose pyranase has protein sequence MKKTPLLNVALSRTIAGLGHGDILVIGDAGLPVPPGVELIDLALTPGIPDFASVLRVVLSEMQVERHVLGEEMFQAAPAGLAEVERLHGAGELGVREQLSHDAFKALSHKARAVVRTGECQPYSNIALVAGVTF, from the coding sequence ATGAAAAAGACCCCATTGTTGAACGTAGCCCTGTCACGAACCATCGCCGGGCTTGGCCATGGTGACATCCTGGTGATCGGCGACGCCGGCCTGCCGGTGCCGCCCGGGGTGGAGCTGATCGACCTGGCGCTGACCCCTGGCATTCCGGATTTTGCCAGCGTGCTGCGGGTGGTGCTGAGCGAGATGCAGGTAGAGCGCCATGTGCTGGGCGAGGAAATGTTCCAGGCAGCGCCGGCAGGCCTTGCAGAGGTGGAGCGCCTGCACGGCGCCGGTGAGCTGGGTGTACGCGAGCAACTCAGCCACGACGCGTTCAAGGCCCTCAGCCACAAGGCCCGCGCCGTGGTGCGCACCGGCGAGTGCCAGCCCTACAGCAATATCGCGCTGGTGGCGGGGGTTACCTTCTAG
- the infC gene encoding translation initiation factor IF-3, whose protein sequence is MTIKREMRNDKRAVPKAPINENISAREVRLIGADGEQVGIVSIDEALRIADEAKLDLVEISADAVPPVCKVMDYGKHLFEKKKQANEAKKNQKQIQIKEIKFRPGTEDGDYQVKLRNLVRFLSDGDKAKISLRFRGREMAHQELGMELLKRVEADLAEYGTVEQHPKMEGRQLMMVIAPKKKK, encoded by the coding sequence ATGACTATTAAGCGTGAAATGAGAAACGATAAGCGTGCTGTACCGAAGGCCCCGATCAACGAGAATATCTCGGCCCGCGAGGTTCGGTTAATTGGCGCAGACGGCGAGCAGGTTGGCATCGTCTCGATTGATGAAGCGCTGCGTATCGCTGATGAAGCGAAGCTGGATCTGGTGGAAATCTCTGCAGACGCGGTACCGCCGGTCTGCAAGGTCATGGACTACGGCAAGCACCTCTTCGAAAAGAAGAAGCAGGCCAACGAAGCCAAGAAAAACCAGAAGCAGATCCAGATCAAAGAAATCAAGTTTCGTCCAGGGACGGAAGATGGAGATTACCAGGTAAAACTACGCAACCTGGTACGTTTCCTTAGTGATGGGGACAAGGCCAAGATCTCTCTGAGATTCCGCGGCCGTGAGATGGCCCACCAGGAGCTGGGCATGGAGCTGTTGAAGCGGGTCGAAGCTGACCTCGCCGAATACGGCACCGTTGAGCAGCATCCGAAGATGGAAGGACGCCAGCTTATGATGGTCATCGCCCCCAAAAAGAAGAAGTAA
- the pheT gene encoding phenylalanine--tRNA ligase subunit beta, whose product MKFSEQWLRGWVNPQVSRDELVARLSMAGLEVDSVTPAAGQFSGIVVGEILSTEQHPDADKLRVCQVSNGAETFQVVCGAPNARPGIKIPFAMIGAELPGDFKIKKAKLRGVESFGMLCSAAELQISEENDGLLELAADAPVGEDIRQYLNLDDASIEIGLTPNRGDCLSLAGLARDVSALYDVPVTRPVVPAVPAAHDEVRPVEVSAPAACPRYLGRVIRNVDLSKPTPLWMVERLRRSDVRSIDAAVDITNYVMLELGQPMHAFDLAEINGGIRVRMAEEGEKIVLLDGQEVALRADTLVIADHTRALAIAGVMGGEHSGVNTAKTRDLFLESAFFEPISVAGKARSYGLHTDASHRYERGVDSQLAREAMERATALVLEIVGGEAGPIVESVSQQHLPNIAPITLRDERITQMLGMQMESAQVEQLLNALELKTSANGAGQWTVTVPSHRFDISLEVDLIEELARLYGYNNLPVRYPQARLAPQARPETRGELPNLRRLLVARGYQEAITYSFIDPKLFELFSPGVDPLLLANPISSDMAAMRASLWPGLVKALQHNLNRQQDRVRLFESGLRFVGQLGDLKQQPMIAGVVTGSRQPEGWANGRDGIDFFDVKADVEALLGYSGALSDFSFVAGKHPALHPGQTARIERDGKEVGYLGAIHPELAKTLGLERPVFVFELVLGDVVEGRLPKFSELSKFPETRRDLALIAGRDVAASSVLEVIRDNAGEWLTDLRLFDVYQGKGIDPDRKSLAVGLTWQHPSRTLNDDEVNETLQTILTSLEQRLNTTLRK is encoded by the coding sequence ATGAAATTCAGTGAACAGTGGCTGCGCGGTTGGGTAAACCCGCAAGTCTCGCGTGACGAACTGGTCGCCCGCCTGTCCATGGCCGGCCTTGAAGTCGACAGCGTTACCCCCGCTGCCGGCCAGTTCAGCGGCATCGTGGTGGGCGAAATCCTCTCCACCGAACAGCACCCGGACGCCGACAAGCTGCGCGTGTGCCAGGTCAGCAACGGCGCAGAAACCTTCCAGGTGGTCTGCGGCGCGCCCAACGCACGCCCCGGCATCAAGATCCCGTTCGCCATGATCGGCGCCGAGCTGCCAGGCGACTTCAAAATCAAGAAGGCCAAGCTGCGCGGCGTCGAGTCGTTCGGCATGCTGTGCTCGGCCGCCGAGCTGCAGATCAGCGAAGAGAACGACGGCCTGCTGGAGCTGGCCGCCGACGCCCCGGTGGGTGAAGACATTCGCCAGTACCTGAACCTCGACGACGCCAGCATCGAGATCGGCCTGACCCCCAACCGCGGCGACTGCCTGTCCCTGGCTGGCCTTGCCCGTGATGTCAGCGCCCTGTACGACGTGCCGGTCACCCGCCCGGTGGTGCCAGCCGTACCAGCAGCCCACGACGAAGTGCGCCCGGTCGAAGTCAGCGCCCCGGCTGCCTGCCCGCGTTACCTGGGCCGCGTCATCCGCAACGTCGACCTGAGCAAGCCGACCCCGCTGTGGATGGTCGAGCGCCTGCGCCGCAGCGACGTGCGCAGCATCGATGCCGCCGTCGACATCACCAACTACGTGATGCTCGAACTCGGCCAGCCGATGCACGCCTTTGACCTGGCAGAAATCAACGGCGGCATCCGCGTACGCATGGCCGAAGAGGGCGAGAAGATCGTCCTGCTGGACGGCCAGGAAGTCGCCCTGCGCGCCGACACCCTGGTGATCGCCGACCACACCCGCGCCCTGGCCATTGCCGGCGTGATGGGTGGCGAGCACAGCGGCGTCAACACCGCAAAAACCCGCGACCTGTTCCTCGAAAGCGCCTTCTTCGAGCCGATTTCGGTTGCCGGCAAGGCCCGTTCCTACGGCCTGCACACCGATGCCTCGCACCGCTACGAGCGCGGCGTCGACTCGCAACTGGCCCGTGAAGCCATGGAGCGCGCCACCGCCCTGGTGCTGGAAATCGTCGGCGGCGAAGCCGGCCCGATCGTCGAAAGCGTAAGTCAGCAGCACCTGCCGAACATTGCGCCGATCACCCTGCGTGACGAGCGCATTACCCAGATGCTCGGTATGCAGATGGAATCCGCCCAGGTCGAGCAACTGCTCAACGCCCTGGAGCTGAAAACCAGCGCCAACGGGGCAGGGCAGTGGACTGTCACCGTGCCAAGCCACCGCTTCGACATCAGCCTGGAAGTCGACCTGATCGAAGAGCTGGCCCGCCTGTACGGCTATAACAACCTGCCGGTTCGCTACCCGCAGGCCCGCCTGGCCCCGCAAGCCCGCCCCGAAACCCGTGGCGAGCTGCCCAACCTGCGCCGCCTGCTGGTGGCCCGCGGTTACCAGGAGGCCATCACCTACAGCTTCATCGACCCGAAACTGTTCGAGCTGTTCAGCCCGGGCGTCGATCCGCTGCTGTTGGCCAACCCCATCTCCAGCGACATGGCCGCCATGCGCGCCTCGCTGTGGCCAGGCCTGGTCAAAGCCCTGCAGCACAACCTCAACCGCCAGCAAGACCGCGTGCGCCTGTTCGAAAGCGGCCTGCGCTTCGTCGGCCAGCTCGGTGACCTGAAGCAGCAGCCGATGATCGCCGGCGTCGTCACCGGCAGCCGCCAGCCAGAAGGCTGGGCCAACGGCCGCGACGGCATCGACTTCTTCGACGTCAAAGCCGACGTAGAGGCCCTGCTGGGCTACTCCGGTGCCCTCAGCGACTTCAGCTTCGTCGCCGGCAAGCACCCAGCCCTGCACCCCGGCCAAACCGCACGCATCGAGCGCGACGGCAAGGAAGTCGGCTATCTGGGCGCCATCCACCCGGAGCTTGCCAAGACCCTCGGCCTGGAACGCCCGGTGTTCGTCTTCGAGCTGGTGCTCGGCGATGTAGTGGAAGGCCGCCTGCCCAAGTTCAGCGAACTGTCCAAGTTCCCCGAAACCCGTCGTGACCTGGCGTTGATCGCAGGCCGTGATGTAGCGGCAAGTTCGGTGCTTGAAGTAATTCGTGACAATGCAGGTGAATGGCTCACAGACCTCAGGCTGTTTGACGTCTACCAGGGTAAAGGTATTGATCCTGATAGAAAAAGCCTGGCCGTCGGCTTGACCTGGCAACATCCATCGCGCACTCTTAACGACGATGAGGTGAATGAAACCCTGCAAACTATTCTCACCTCGCTCGAACAAAGGTTGAACACCACGTTAAGGAAATAA
- a CDS encoding LacI family DNA-binding transcriptional regulator, with the protein MATIKDVAALAGISYTTVSHVLNKTRPVSEHVRLKVEAAIAELDYVPSAVARSLKARSTATIGLLVPNSVNPYFAELARGIEDACERNGYCVILCNSDDDPQKQRSYLRVLLEKRIDGLVVASVGEDRDLLDSLSCVRTPMVIVDRALDGVEADLVRIDHEHGAYLATRHLLELGHRDIATIAGPVDTGVSQLRLAGFRRAMAEAGVSIAAGHVLHSDFTSPGGHAAAARLLDGQRPTAIFAGNDMIGFGVLRAAAERNINVPGELSVIGFDDIELSRYVYPALTTVGQSIRELGENAAALLLSRITAPRKGEAEQRIVAPRLVLRESTGPRPDLFNDYR; encoded by the coding sequence ATGGCAACCATCAAAGATGTCGCGGCACTGGCGGGTATTTCCTACACCACCGTGTCCCATGTACTGAACAAGACCCGCCCGGTCAGCGAGCACGTGCGCCTTAAAGTCGAGGCCGCCATCGCCGAGCTGGACTACGTGCCCAGCGCCGTGGCCCGCTCGCTGAAGGCGCGCAGCACCGCCACCATCGGCCTGCTGGTGCCCAACAGCGTCAACCCGTACTTCGCCGAGCTGGCCCGCGGCATCGAGGATGCCTGCGAGCGCAACGGTTACTGCGTGATCCTGTGCAACTCTGACGACGACCCGCAAAAGCAGCGCAGCTACCTGCGCGTGCTGCTGGAAAAACGCATTGACGGCCTGGTGGTGGCCTCGGTGGGCGAGGACCGCGACCTGCTCGACAGCCTGAGCTGCGTGCGCACCCCCATGGTCATCGTCGACCGCGCCCTGGACGGCGTCGAAGCCGACCTGGTGCGCATCGACCACGAGCACGGCGCGTACCTGGCGACCCGCCACCTGCTGGAGCTGGGCCACCGCGACATCGCCACCATTGCCGGCCCGGTCGACACCGGCGTCAGCCAGCTGCGCCTGGCCGGGTTCCGCCGGGCCATGGCCGAGGCCGGGGTGAGCATCGCCGCCGGCCACGTGCTGCACAGCGATTTCACCAGCCCCGGCGGGCATGCCGCGGCGGCGCGCCTGCTGGACGGCCAGCGGCCCACGGCGATTTTCGCCGGCAACGACATGATCGGCTTCGGCGTGCTGCGCGCCGCTGCCGAACGCAACATCAACGTGCCCGGCGAGCTGTCGGTGATCGGCTTCGACGACATCGAGCTCAGCCGTTACGTGTACCCGGCGCTGACCACGGTCGGCCAGTCGATCCGCGAGCTCGGCGAAAACGCCGCCGCCTTGCTGCTGTCGCGCATCACTGCGCCGCGCAAGGGCGAGGCCGAGCAGCGCATCGTCGCCCCGCGCCTGGTGCTGCGGGAATCCACCGGGCCGCGCCCGGACCTGTTCAACGATTACCGTTAA
- a CDS encoding I78 family peptidase inhibitor: MFRTRASLATLLLATVLAGCSTDGTSTGNAAPAAPANNDGRCEASGADFAIGKQATPELLEQARKASGSQLGRILKPTDVITLEYRSERLNLNVDDHGVVSRVNCG; this comes from the coding sequence ATGTTCCGTACCCGCGCTTCCCTGGCGACCCTGCTGCTGGCCACCGTCCTGGCAGGCTGCAGCACCGATGGCACGTCCACCGGCAATGCCGCCCCGGCGGCCCCTGCCAACAACGACGGCCGCTGCGAAGCCAGTGGTGCCGACTTCGCCATCGGCAAGCAGGCTACCCCTGAGCTGCTGGAGCAGGCGCGCAAGGCCAGCGGCTCGCAGCTGGGCCGCATCCTCAAGCCGACCGACGTGATCACCCTGGAATACCGCTCCGAGCGGTTGAACCTGAACGTAGACGACCACGGCGTGGTCAGTCGCGTGAATTGCGGCTGA
- the thrS gene encoding threonine--tRNA ligase, translating into MPVITLPDGSQRTFDQPVSVAEVAASIGAGLAKATLAGKVDGKLVDACDKIDHDATLQIITPKDAEGLEIIRHSCAHLIGHAVKQLYPTARMVIGPVIDEGFYYDIAYERPFTPDDLAAIEKRMQQLIDTDYDVVKKMTPRAEVIDVFTQRGEDYKLRLVEDMPDEQAMGLYYHEEYVDMCRGPHVPNTRFLKAFKLTKLSGAYWRGDAKNEQLQRVYGTAWADKKQLAAYIQRIEEAEKRDHRKIGKQLDLFHLQEEAPGMVFWHANGWTVYQVLEQYMRKVQRENGYQEIKTPQVVDRILWERSGHWTNYAENMFTTASESRDYAVKPMNCPCHVQVFNQGLKSYRDLPLRLAEFGACHRNEPSGALHGIMRVRGFVQDDAHIFCTEDQVKKEAADFIKLTLDVYKDFGFTDVAMKLSTRPAKRVGSEELWDRAEGALADALNDSGLEWEYQPGEGAFYGPKIEFTLRDCLGRNWQCGTLQYDPNLPERLDASYIAEDNSRVRPVMLHRAILGSFERFIGMLIEHYAGVFPAWLAPTQAVVMNITDKQADFALEVEKALNGSGFRAKSDLRNEKIGFKIREHTLLKVPYLLVIGDREVETQTVAVRTREGADLGSMPVAQFAELLTQAVSRRGRQESE; encoded by the coding sequence ATGCCCGTTATTACTCTTCCCGATGGCAGTCAACGTACGTTCGACCAGCCGGTATCCGTAGCCGAAGTCGCCGCCTCGATTGGCGCGGGCCTGGCCAAGGCCACCCTGGCCGGCAAGGTCGACGGCAAGCTCGTCGACGCCTGCGACAAGATCGACCACGACGCCACCCTGCAGATCATCACCCCCAAAGATGCAGAGGGACTGGAGATCATCCGTCACTCGTGCGCCCACCTGATCGGCCACGCAGTGAAGCAGCTGTACCCGACCGCCCGCATGGTCATCGGCCCGGTGATCGACGAAGGCTTCTATTACGACATTGCCTACGAGCGTCCCTTCACCCCGGACGACCTCGCGGCCATCGAAAAGCGCATGCAGCAGCTGATCGACACCGACTACGACGTCGTCAAGAAGATGACCCCGCGCGCCGAAGTCATCGACGTGTTCACCCAGCGTGGCGAAGACTACAAGCTGCGCCTGGTCGAGGACATGCCCGATGAACAGGCCATGGGCCTGTACTATCACGAAGAATACGTCGATATGTGCCGTGGCCCGCACGTGCCGAACACCCGCTTCCTCAAGGCATTCAAGCTGACCAAGCTGTCCGGCGCCTACTGGCGCGGCGACGCCAAGAACGAGCAGCTGCAACGCGTGTACGGCACCGCCTGGGCCGACAAGAAGCAGCTGGCGGCGTACATCCAGCGCATCGAAGAAGCCGAAAAACGCGACCACCGCAAGATCGGCAAGCAACTCGACCTCTTCCACCTGCAGGAAGAAGCCCCGGGCATGGTGTTCTGGCACGCCAACGGCTGGACCGTGTACCAGGTGCTCGAGCAGTACATGCGTAAAGTGCAGCGCGAGAACGGCTACCAGGAAATCAAGACCCCGCAAGTGGTCGACCGTATCCTGTGGGAGCGTTCCGGCCACTGGACCAACTACGCCGAGAACATGTTCACCACCGCCTCGGAAAGCCGCGACTACGCGGTAAAACCGATGAACTGCCCGTGCCACGTGCAGGTGTTCAACCAGGGCCTGAAGTCGTACCGCGACCTGCCACTGCGCCTGGCCGAGTTCGGTGCCTGCCACCGCAACGAGCCGTCCGGCGCCCTGCACGGCATCATGCGCGTGCGTGGCTTCGTGCAGGACGACGCGCACATCTTCTGCACCGAAGACCAGGTGAAGAAAGAAGCCGCCGACTTCATCAAGCTCACCCTCGACGTGTACAAGGACTTCGGTTTCACCGACGTCGCCATGAAGCTTTCGACCCGCCCGGCCAAGCGCGTGGGCTCCGAAGAGCTGTGGGACCGCGCCGAAGGCGCCCTGGCCGACGCCCTGAACGACTCGGGCCTGGAGTGGGAATACCAGCCAGGCGAGGGTGCGTTCTACGGCCCGAAAATCGAGTTCACCCTGCGCGACTGCCTCGGCCGTAACTGGCAGTGCGGTACCCTGCAGTACGACCCGAACCTGCCAGAACGCCTGGATGCCAGCTATATCGCCGAAGATAACAGCCGAGTTCGCCCGGTCATGCTGCACCGCGCCATCCTCGGTTCGTTCGAACGCTTCATCGGCATGCTCATCGAGCACTACGCTGGCGTGTTCCCGGCCTGGCTGGCACCCACCCAAGCCGTGGTCATGAACATCACCGACAAACAGGCCGATTTCGCCCTCGAGGTGGAAAAAGCACTGAACGGTAGCGGGTTCCGTGCCAAGTCGGACTTGAGAAATGAGAAGATCGGCTTTAAAATCCGCGAGCATACTTTGCTCAAGGTCCCATACCTGCTGGTTATAGGGGACCGCGAAGTCGAAACGCAAACCGTCGCTGTGCGTACTCGCGAAGGCGCAGACCTGGGCTCCATGCCCGTCGCCCAGTTCGCTGAGCTCCTGACACAAGCGGTTTCCCGGCGTGGTCGCCAAGAATCGGAGTAA